From a single Opisthocomus hoazin isolate bOpiHoa1 chromosome 6, bOpiHoa1.hap1, whole genome shotgun sequence genomic region:
- the PTGS2 gene encoding prostaglandin G/H synthase 2, which produces MLLPCALVAALLAAAHTANPCCSNPCQNRGVCVTTGSDRYECDCTRTGYYGENCTTPEFFTWLKLTLKPSPNTVHYILTHFEGAWNIVNNIPFLRDAIMRYVLMSRSHLIDSPPTFNSDYSYKSWEAYSNLSYYTRTLPPVGLDCPTPMGVKGKKELPDSKLIVEKFLLRKKFIPDPQGTNVMFTFFAQHFTHQFFKTDHKKGPGFTKALGHGVDLNHIYGETLERQLKLRLLKDGKLKYQMIDGEMYPPTVKDTQAEMIYPPHVPEHLQFSVGQEVFGLVPGLMMYATIWLREHNRVCDVLKREHPEWDDEQLFQTTRLILIGETIKIVIEDYVQHLSGYHFKLKFDPELLFNQRFQYQNRIAAEFNTLYHWHPLLPDTFQIHDQEYTFQQFLYNNSIMLEHGLSHMVKSFSKQSAGRVAGGKNVPAAVQKVAKASIDQSRQMRYQSLNEYRKRFMLKPFKSFEELTGEKEMAAELEELYGDIDAMELYPGLLVEKPRPGAIFGETMVEIGAPFSLKGLMGNTICSPEYWKPSTFGGKVGFEIINTASLQKLICNNVKGCPFTAFHILNPEPTEATINVSTSKTAMEDINPTLLLKERSAEL; this is translated from the exons ATGCTCCTGCCTTGCGCCCTGGTGGCCGCGCTCCTGGCCGCCGCCCACACAG CCAACCCTTGCTGCTCCAACCCCTGCCAGAACAGAGGAGTGTGCGTGACCACGGGGTCTGACCGCTATGAGTGTGACTGCACCAGGACTGGGTATTACGGGGAAAACTGCACGACAC CGGAATTCTTCACATGGCTGAAGCTGACGTTGAAACCCTCGCCGAATACTGTCCACTACATCCTCACCCACTTCGAAGGAGCCTGGAATATCGTCAACAACATCCCCTTCTTACGAGATGCTATTATGAGATACGTGTTGATGT CAAGATCACACTTGATTGACAGCCCACCAACTTTCAATAGTGATTACAGTTACAAAAGCTGGGAAGCTTATTCCAATCTCTCGTACTACACAAGAACCCTTCCACCAGTAGGACTTGACTGTCCAACACCAATGGGTGTTAAAG GAAAGAAAGAGCTCCCAGATTCAAAGCTGATTGTGGAGAAGTTTTTGCTAAGGAAGAAGTTTATTCCTGACCCACAAGGCACAAATGTGATGTTCACGTTCTTTGCCCAGCACTTCACTCATCAATTCTTTAAGACGGACCACAAGAAAGGACCTGGCTTCACCAAGGCTCTCGGCCATGGG GTTGACCTGAACCATATTTATGGAGAGACTCTGGAGAGACAACTTAAACTGAGACTGCTAAAGGATGGGAAGCTGAAATACCAG ATGATCGATGGAGAAATGTATCCGCCGACGGTGAAGGACACGCAGGCAGAGATGATCTACCCGCCTCACGTCCCCGAACACTTGCAGTTTTCCGTCGGGCAGGAGGTGTTCGGTTTGGTCCCAGGCCTGATGATGTATGCGACAATATGGCTGAGGGAACACAACCGGGTCTGCGATGTCCTGAAACGGGAGCATCCGGAGTGGGATGATGAGCAGCTGTTCCAAACTACCCGACTCATACTGATAG GAGAGACAATCAAGATTGTTATTGAGGACTATGTGCAACACTTGAGCGGCTACCACTTCAAACTCAAGTTTGATCCCGAGCTGCTGTTCAACCAGCGATTTCAGTACCAGAACCGCATTGCAGCCGAGTTCAATACGCTCTACCACTGGCACCCACTGCTGCCTGACACCTTCCAGATACACGACCAGGAGTACACTTTCCAGCAGTTCCTCTACAACAACTCTATAATGCTGGAACATGGCCTTTCCCATATGGTGAAGTCTTTCTCCAAGCAAAGTGCTGGCAGG GTTGCTGGTGGGAAAAATGTTCCTGCTGCGGTACAGAAAGTAGCAAAGGCTTCGATTGACCAGAGCAGACAAATGAGATACCAGTCCTTGAACGAGTACAGGAAACGCTTCATGTTGAAACCGTTCAAGTCATTTGAAGAACTTACAG gagaaaaagaaatggcagctgAACTTGAAGAGCTGTACGGAGACATTGATGCTATGGAGCTGTACCCAGGCCTGCTCGTAGAAAAGCCGCGCCCAGGTGCCATCTTCGGCGAGACGATGGTGGAGATTGGAGCACCATTCTCTCTGAAAGGACTGATGGGAAACACAATCTGTTCCCCGGAGTACTGGAAGCCTAGCACCTTCGGTGGAAAAGTGGGCTTTGAAATAATCAATACTGCCTCCTTACAGAAGCTCATCTGCAACAACGTGAAAGGCTGTCCTTTCACTGCTTTCCACATCTTAAATCCTGAACCCACAGAGGCCACTATTAATGTTAGTACCTCAAAAACAGCAATGGAAGACATCAACCCCACACTACTACTGAAAGAGCGATCTGCTGAGTTGTAA